A genomic window from Microvirga sp. TS319 includes:
- a CDS encoding DUF1328 domain-containing protein, which translates to MLKWALIFLVVSLIAGALGFTGVASGAKTIAKILFGLFLLVFIILLLLAWSAGQLIL; encoded by the coding sequence ATGCTGAAATGGGCGCTGATCTTCCTTGTGGTGTCTCTGATCGCCGGAGCATTGGGCTTTACGGGCGTTGCCTCCGGAGCCAAGACGATCGCCAAGATCCTGTTCGGCCTTTTCCTTCTCGTCTTCATCATCCTCCTGCTTCTGGCCTGGAGCGCGGGACAGCTTATCCTTTAA
- a CDS encoding ATP-dependent RecD-like DNA helicase, whose amino-acid sequence MTWSPQQDAALKAVADWLRRGDRPVFRLFGYAGTGKTTLARHVAEGVDGEVTFGAYTGKAALVLRNKGCADASTIHSMIYRSREGDENGPQFVINRQSQAAKSDLIVIDECSMVDEELGRDLLSFGKPVLVLGDPAQLPPVKGGGFFTEAEPDVMLTEVHRQATDNPIVHLSMKVREGGRLEPGTYGASRIIRRREIDADTVMAADQVLVGLNKTRRLYNTRLRELNGYRDPMPAAGEKLVCLRNDKTKGLLNGGTWSIHALRGIRNDFIRMDVVSDDDARRRSVEVAVHKAFFEGTEEEVPFPLRRESDEFTYGYALTVHKAQGSQWDDLVLFDESYAFREHRSRWLYTGLTRAADKVTVVM is encoded by the coding sequence ATGACCTGGTCGCCCCAGCAGGATGCCGCTTTGAAGGCCGTCGCCGATTGGCTGCGGCGGGGCGATCGCCCCGTGTTCCGTCTCTTCGGTTATGCGGGCACCGGCAAGACGACGCTTGCGCGTCACGTCGCCGAGGGCGTCGACGGAGAGGTGACCTTCGGCGCCTATACGGGCAAGGCGGCGCTCGTGCTGCGCAACAAGGGCTGCGCCGATGCCTCCACCATCCATTCCATGATCTATCGCTCGCGGGAGGGAGATGAGAACGGGCCGCAATTCGTCATCAACCGCCAGAGCCAGGCCGCCAAATCCGACCTCATCGTGATCGACGAATGCTCCATGGTCGACGAGGAATTGGGGCGCGATCTTCTGTCCTTCGGCAAGCCGGTCCTCGTACTCGGCGATCCGGCGCAATTGCCGCCCGTGAAGGGCGGGGGCTTCTTCACGGAAGCCGAGCCGGACGTGATGCTGACGGAGGTGCACCGCCAGGCCACGGACAACCCCATCGTCCACCTGTCCATGAAGGTGCGGGAAGGCGGCAGGCTCGAACCCGGGACCTATGGCGCGAGCCGCATCATCCGCCGTCGCGAGATCGATGCCGACACGGTCATGGCGGCCGATCAGGTGCTCGTGGGTCTCAACAAGACGCGCCGTCTCTACAACACGCGTCTGCGCGAGCTGAACGGCTATCGCGATCCGATGCCGGCCGCAGGCGAGAAGCTCGTATGCCTGCGCAACGACAAGACCAAGGGCCTGCTCAACGGCGGCACGTGGAGCATCCACGCCCTGCGCGGCATCCGCAACGACTTCATCCGCATGGACGTGGTGTCCGACGACGATGCGCGCCGCAGATCCGTGGAGGTGGCCGTTCACAAGGCCTTCTTCGAAGGGACCGAGGAGGAGGTGCCGTTTCCCCTGAGACGGGAATCCGATGAGTTCACCTACGGCTACGCGCTGACCGTCCACAAGGCTCAGGGCTCGCAATGGGACGACCTCGTGCTCTTCGACGAATCCTATGCCTTCCGGGAGCATCGCAGCCGGTGGCTCTACACGGGCCTGACCCGCGCCGCCGACAAGGTGACCGTCGTGATGTGA
- a CDS encoding PetM family of cytochrome b6f complex subunit 7: MGLLLVAAGFIGLVIDGTRSIVNHTISFVSISSAAGTLFPDGAAGFEGQVAARTYPWLWDPFVSQLLQLPASVTGFVVGVLLLWLGQKPLEPIGHFAGR; the protein is encoded by the coding sequence GTGGGGCTTCTATTGGTCGCGGCCGGTTTCATCGGCTTGGTGATCGATGGAACGCGATCCATCGTCAATCACACGATCTCCTTCGTCTCCATCTCGAGCGCTGCGGGAACCCTGTTCCCGGACGGGGCGGCAGGCTTCGAGGGGCAGGTGGCGGCGCGCACCTATCCGTGGCTGTGGGATCCCTTCGTGAGCCAGCTGCTCCAGCTTCCCGCCTCGGTCACAGGCTTTGTCGTCGGCGTTCTGCTCCTCTGGCTCGGCCAGAAGCCGCTCGAGCCGATCGGACATTTCGCGGGCCGCTGA
- a CDS encoding TRAP transporter substrate-binding protein, with protein MKRRAFLQAAAIGAAAGTIAKPAIAQSAPEIRWRMTSAFPKSLDTLFGGGETFAKLVAEATDGKFQIQPFAPGEIVGAPQAADAIAAGTVEMGHTCSYYYVGKDPTFAIGTNLPFGLNSRQTNAWLYHGGGNDLLNEFYAKHNLYALPAGNTGAQMGGWFRKEIKTVEDLKGLKMRIAGLAGQIVAKLGVIPQQIAGGDLYPSLERGTIDAAEWVAPYDDDKLGLNKVAPFYYYPGFWEGGPAIHMFINLQKWKELPKPYQAAIQAAAGYVNVDTQAKYDAKNPAGLRNLIGNGAQLRPFSQEIMEAAYKAANEIYDDISAKNPDFKKIYESYKAFRGEEYLWFQVAEYAYDTFMIRARARG; from the coding sequence ATGAAACGCCGTGCATTCCTCCAGGCAGCCGCCATCGGCGCGGCTGCCGGAACCATCGCCAAACCGGCTATCGCGCAATCGGCTCCCGAGATCCGCTGGCGCATGACCTCCGCCTTCCCCAAATCTCTCGACACGCTGTTCGGCGGCGGCGAGACCTTCGCAAAGCTCGTGGCCGAGGCGACGGACGGCAAGTTCCAGATCCAGCCCTTCGCGCCCGGCGAGATCGTCGGTGCTCCGCAGGCGGCCGATGCGATCGCGGCGGGCACGGTCGAGATGGGCCACACCTGCTCCTACTATTACGTCGGCAAGGACCCGACCTTCGCGATCGGCACCAATCTGCCCTTCGGACTGAACTCCCGTCAGACCAATGCCTGGCTCTATCACGGCGGCGGCAACGACCTGCTCAACGAGTTCTATGCGAAGCATAATCTCTACGCTCTGCCGGCCGGCAATACCGGTGCCCAAATGGGCGGCTGGTTCCGCAAGGAGATCAAGACCGTCGAGGACCTCAAGGGCCTCAAGATGCGCATCGCAGGGCTCGCCGGCCAGATCGTGGCGAAGCTCGGCGTCATTCCGCAGCAGATCGCGGGCGGCGACCTCTACCCGTCGCTCGAGCGCGGCACCATCGACGCGGCCGAGTGGGTGGCGCCCTACGACGACGACAAGCTCGGTCTGAACAAGGTCGCGCCGTTCTACTACTATCCGGGCTTCTGGGAAGGCGGACCGGCGATCCATATGTTCATCAACCTGCAGAAGTGGAAGGAGCTGCCGAAGCCCTACCAGGCCGCCATCCAGGCCGCCGCGGGCTACGTGAACGTGGACACGCAGGCCAAGTACGACGCCAAGAATCCGGCGGGCCTGCGCAACCTCATCGGCAACGGCGCGCAGCTTCGTCCGTTCTCGCAGGAGATCATGGAAGCCGCCTACAAGGCCGCCAACGAGATCTATGACGATATTTCGGCCAAGAACCCGGACTTCAAGAAGATCTACGAGAGCTACAAGGCTTTCCGCGGCGAGGAATATCTCTGGTTCCAGGTGGCCGAATACGCCTACGACACCTTCATGATCCGCGCCCGCGCCCGGGGCTGA
- a CDS encoding sensor histidine kinase, whose translation MLTRYTKLVPANSPLAMGIAVGCVAAATGVRLALSAVIGPTAPFITMFPAVLMATVVGGLGPGLLAIALSIAVAWFFFFPPGLGFGSFSAPDVTSVLFFTLGALLMVLVATAMRRAVRRLEEAQEKLLAALDASSTGTWRWDIQKDVVEWDPAMVNVFGLPIRKMPRNVEEFSALIHPDDRAYANSVIAEAVKDGRTIEYEFRAKLPGGEERWIYDRSRVIYDTEGTPLYMIGACLDITGRKRAEERQSLLIHELNHRVKNTLATVQSLAVQTIRSSPDPEAFRSNFMARLMALSATHDLLTRTYWESASLREVLEVELRPHGGIDHRRITVRGEPVKLRPQQALSLGMAFHELATNATKYGALSSPDGNLTIAWRVETPDAGSRRLLIDWREQGGPPVTKPKRQGFGTRLIDRSIAHELGGCVEANYAPTGLECRIGLPLADSSGDGSWT comes from the coding sequence TTGCTCACTCGCTATACAAAGCTCGTCCCGGCCAATTCTCCGCTTGCGATGGGGATCGCGGTCGGGTGCGTCGCCGCAGCGACGGGTGTGCGCCTTGCCCTGTCGGCGGTCATCGGCCCCACGGCTCCCTTCATCACCATGTTCCCGGCCGTTCTGATGGCAACGGTCGTCGGAGGGCTCGGGCCGGGGCTGCTGGCCATCGCCTTGAGCATCGCGGTGGCCTGGTTCTTCTTCTTTCCCCCGGGTTTGGGCTTCGGTTCATTTTCGGCGCCCGACGTGACGAGCGTCCTTTTCTTCACCTTGGGAGCCCTGCTGATGGTTCTCGTGGCCACGGCCATGCGGCGCGCAGTCCGGCGGCTCGAGGAGGCTCAAGAGAAGTTGCTGGCGGCCTTGGACGCTTCGAGCACGGGCACGTGGCGCTGGGATATCCAGAAGGATGTCGTCGAATGGGATCCGGCGATGGTCAATGTGTTCGGCCTCCCGATCCGGAAGATGCCGCGGAACGTGGAGGAGTTTTCCGCTCTCATTCACCCCGACGATCGCGCCTATGCGAATAGTGTGATCGCGGAGGCCGTCAAGGATGGGCGGACCATCGAATACGAGTTCCGCGCCAAGCTCCCCGGCGGCGAGGAGCGATGGATCTACGATCGCAGCCGCGTCATCTACGATACTGAGGGAACGCCGCTCTACATGATCGGCGCCTGTCTGGACATCACCGGGCGCAAGCGGGCCGAAGAGCGCCAGTCGCTTTTGATCCACGAGCTCAATCACCGGGTCAAGAACACGCTGGCGACAGTCCAATCCCTTGCGGTCCAGACCATACGCAGCAGCCCCGATCCGGAAGCGTTCCGGTCCAATTTCATGGCGCGCCTGATGGCGCTTTCCGCCACTCATGATCTGCTGACCCGGACCTATTGGGAGAGTGCCTCGCTCCGCGAGGTGCTCGAGGTCGAATTGCGGCCACACGGAGGAATCGACCATCGCCGCATCACGGTGCGGGGAGAGCCCGTGAAGCTCAGGCCTCAACAGGCTCTCAGCCTCGGCATGGCTTTCCATGAACTGGCGACCAACGCCACGAAATATGGTGCTCTCTCGTCGCCCGACGGAAACCTCACGATTGCCTGGCGCGTCGAAACTCCTGACGCTGGTTCACGGCGGCTCCTCATCGACTGGCGGGAGCAGGGTGGGCCTCCCGTGACGAAGCCCAAGCGCCAAGGCTTCGGAACGCGGCTCATCGATCGCAGCATCGCGCACGAACTCGGCGGCTGCGTCGAAGCGAATTATGCGCCGACCGGCCTCGAATGCCGGATCGGTCTTCCTTTGGCGGATTCATCAGGAGACGGATCATGGACGTGA
- the mepA gene encoding penicillin-insensitive murein endopeptidase: protein MNPIRSLAFTAALVLGASGLAHSAFAQDKGTLSPKPLPPLANPSDPKLAAKELFGRSTVPASLQSESIGSYARGCMAGAAALPVDGETWQVMRLSRNRNWGHPRLVALLQRLSARMPDVNGWPGLLVGDMSQPRGGPMITGHASHQIGLDADVWLTPMPDRRLSRVEREEMSATNVVRGDWLDVDPATWTPQHTALIRAAAKEKDVARVFVNPAIKKALCREAGEDRGWLRKVRPTWGHNYHFHIRIACPAGDAACSDQDPPPSGDGCGADLAAWFTPEMLHPKPGKPRPPLTMAQLPEECRRVLAAP, encoded by the coding sequence ATGAACCCGATTCGCTCTCTCGCCTTCACGGCGGCCCTCGTCCTCGGGGCCTCAGGCCTCGCTCACAGTGCCTTCGCCCAGGACAAGGGCACGCTGTCCCCGAAGCCGCTGCCGCCGCTCGCCAACCCCAGCGATCCGAAGCTCGCCGCCAAGGAACTGTTCGGGCGCAGCACGGTCCCGGCCTCTCTTCAATCCGAGTCCATCGGCAGCTATGCGCGCGGCTGCATGGCCGGGGCCGCTGCGCTCCCGGTCGATGGGGAGACCTGGCAGGTGATGCGCCTGTCCCGCAACCGCAACTGGGGTCATCCGCGGCTCGTCGCACTTCTGCAGCGCCTCTCTGCGCGCATGCCCGACGTCAACGGATGGCCCGGCCTTCTCGTCGGCGACATGTCACAGCCGCGCGGCGGGCCGATGATCACGGGCCACGCCTCCCACCAGATCGGTCTCGATGCGGATGTGTGGCTCACCCCCATGCCCGATCGCCGCCTGTCGCGGGTCGAGCGGGAGGAGATGTCCGCCACCAATGTCGTGCGCGGCGACTGGCTCGACGTGGATCCGGCGACCTGGACGCCGCAGCACACGGCCCTCATCCGCGCGGCCGCGAAGGAGAAGGACGTCGCGCGCGTCTTCGTGAACCCGGCCATCAAGAAAGCGCTGTGCCGCGAGGCCGGAGAGGACCGAGGCTGGCTGAGAAAAGTGCGTCCCACATGGGGCCACAACTACCATTTCCACATCCGGATCGCCTGCCCGGCGGGAGACGCCGCCTGCTCCGATCAGGATCCGCCGCCGAGCGGCGACGGGTGCGGGGCGGATCTCGCCGCCTGGTTCACGCCGGAGATGCTGCACCCGAAGCCCGGCAAGCCGCGCCCGCCCTTGACGATGGCGCAGCTCCCCGAGGAATGCCGCCGCGTCCTTGCGGCGCCCTGA
- a CDS encoding PRC-barrel domain-containing protein, with translation METTVQSSDVRETHNLIASDKVEGTPVRRSDGEKIGTIERVMIEKRSGKVAYAVMSFGGFMGLGEEYYTLPWSVLKYNVELDAYELNLSEDQLRGAPRRTAEGHDASYDREWEEHVHRYYNATPYWGDSDPMSTGR, from the coding sequence ATGGAGACGACGGTACAAAGCAGTGATGTCCGCGAAACCCATAACCTGATCGCCAGCGACAAGGTGGAGGGGACCCCGGTACGCCGCTCGGATGGCGAGAAGATCGGGACGATCGAGCGCGTGATGATCGAGAAGCGGTCCGGCAAGGTCGCCTATGCCGTCATGAGCTTCGGCGGCTTCATGGGGCTGGGCGAGGAGTACTACACGCTGCCCTGGAGTGTTCTGAAATACAACGTCGAGCTCGACGCCTATGAGCTCAATCTGTCGGAAGATCAGCTGCGCGGGGCTCCGCGCCGGACGGCCGAGGGGCATGATGCTTCCTACGACCGGGAGTGGGAGGAACACGTCCACCGCTACTACAATGCCACGCCCTATTGGGGCGACAGCGATCCCATGAGCACCGGGCGCTGA
- a CDS encoding SDR family oxidoreductase → MPVRQKPVEEQVIVITGASSGIGLATAHHFASRGAKGLVLAARNEEALRKVADELGRNGTRAVAVPADVSKREDLERIASTAIDTFGGFDTWVNDAAVALYGTVDKIPLDDQRQLFEVNYWGVVNGSLIAAEHLRNRGGTIINVGSVLSERTMILQTPYSASKHAVKAFTDGLRMELEDQGAPIAVTLIKPSSIDTPYVEHARNYLDKETAVPPPTYDPHLVAKAIVFASEHQRRELTIGFGGWMIGAMGKVAPRLLDKAMEVTGYGSQTTNQPERRQMRDNLYRAREDGDMYSSLPGEPRKTSLLLEAQLHPFATAAVLAGIGAAVAGLVLAPFAPFAGRARRAPRAKRPMPRYQPTMRRTGNGHDKRTLGPGHISQRALGEGRPQPRH, encoded by the coding sequence ATGCCCGTTCGCCAGAAGCCGGTCGAGGAGCAAGTGATCGTCATCACGGGCGCGTCCAGCGGCATCGGCCTCGCGACAGCGCACCACTTTGCATCGCGCGGCGCCAAGGGCCTCGTGCTGGCAGCCCGCAACGAGGAGGCCCTGCGCAAGGTCGCCGATGAACTCGGCCGCAACGGCACCCGCGCCGTCGCGGTGCCGGCGGATGTGAGCAAGCGCGAGGATCTCGAACGGATCGCCAGCACTGCGATCGACACGTTCGGCGGGTTCGACACCTGGGTGAACGACGCGGCAGTCGCTCTCTACGGCACCGTCGACAAGATCCCTCTGGACGATCAGCGGCAGCTCTTCGAGGTGAATTACTGGGGCGTGGTCAACGGCTCGCTGATCGCGGCGGAGCACCTGCGCAATCGCGGCGGCACCATCATCAATGTCGGCAGCGTCCTGTCCGAGCGCACCATGATCCTGCAGACCCCATACTCGGCGTCGAAACATGCCGTGAAGGCCTTCACCGACGGGCTGCGCATGGAGTTGGAGGATCAGGGTGCGCCGATTGCGGTGACCCTCATCAAGCCCTCCTCCATCGACACGCCTTACGTGGAGCATGCCCGCAACTATCTCGACAAGGAGACGGCCGTTCCCCCTCCGACATACGACCCTCACCTGGTCGCCAAGGCGATCGTCTTCGCGTCCGAGCACCAGCGGCGCGAACTCACCATCGGCTTCGGCGGCTGGATGATCGGCGCCATGGGCAAGGTCGCACCGCGCCTGCTCGATAAGGCGATGGAGGTGACGGGCTACGGCTCCCAGACCACCAACCAACCCGAGCGCCGTCAGATGCGCGATAACCTTTATCGCGCCCGCGAGGACGGCGACATGTATTCGTCCCTGCCCGGCGAGCCGCGCAAGACGAGCCTGCTGCTCGAAGCGCAGCTCCACCCCTTCGCGACAGCGGCCGTTCTGGCCGGCATCGGCGCGGCGGTGGCAGGTCTCGTGCTTGCGCCTTTCGCGCCTTTCGCGGGGCGCGCGCGCCGCGCGCCACGCGCCAAGCGGCCGATGCCGCGCTACCAGCCAACCATGCGGCGCACCGGCAACGGTCACGACAAGCGCACCCTGGGGCCCGGCCATATCAGTCAGCGCGCTCTTGGCGAAGGCCGGCCGCAGCCGCGTCACTGA
- the msrA gene encoding peptide-methionine (S)-S-oxide reductase MsrA — translation MFRFRKPLDLPTREEALPGRATEIPTAETHFINGHPLKPPYPEGMQKALFGLGCFWGAERKFWQMGDGIWVTAAGYSAGITPNPTYEEVCTGMTGHNEVVLVVFDPKKTSYEALLKSFWENHDPTQGMRQGNDVGTQYRSGIYVFDDAQRRAAEASKAAYAEALAERGYGPPTTEILDAGPFYFAEDYHQQYLAKNPNGYCGLGGTGVSCQIGTGVAAE, via the coding sequence ATGTTCCGCTTCCGCAAACCCCTCGATCTTCCCACGCGCGAAGAGGCCTTGCCGGGCCGCGCCACTGAGATTCCCACCGCCGAAACCCATTTCATCAACGGCCATCCCCTGAAGCCGCCCTATCCCGAGGGAATGCAGAAGGCGCTGTTCGGGCTCGGCTGCTTCTGGGGCGCCGAGCGCAAATTCTGGCAGATGGGAGACGGCATCTGGGTGACGGCCGCGGGCTATTCCGCCGGCATCACACCCAATCCCACCTATGAGGAAGTGTGCACCGGCATGACCGGGCACAACGAGGTGGTGCTCGTCGTCTTCGATCCCAAGAAGACGTCCTACGAGGCGCTTCTGAAGTCCTTCTGGGAGAACCACGATCCGACCCAGGGCATGCGCCAGGGCAACGATGTGGGCACGCAGTACCGCTCGGGGATCTACGTCTTCGACGATGCCCAGCGCAGGGCCGCCGAAGCCTCGAAGGCGGCCTATGCGGAGGCCCTTGCGGAGCGCGGCTACGGCCCCCCCACCACCGAGATCCTGGATGCCGGGCCATTCTACTTCGCCGAGGATTATCACCAGCAGTATCTGGCGAAGAACCCGAACGGCTATTGCGGCCTTGGCGGCACCGGCGTGTCCTGCCAGATCGGGACCGGCGTCGCGGCCGAATAG
- a CDS encoding DMT family transporter, with amino-acid sequence MSHRHLIAVIAWMTGALLAFSATAVAVRALAPDFSVFEMLAVRNLAGVAILLALAGIKPELRHGLKPRRFPLHLARNVLHFAGTDGWTFSLTLLPLATVFALEFTSPAWVALLAIPLLQERMTLGRFVAVILGFAGVLVILRPGLETLQPASFLMLGVAFSFALVAIMTKRLTRTESTFSILFFMNLLQLPMNLAGVGRAFWLAVTPAHILPLVGICLGGLLSHYCLTNAYRRGDASMVVPLDFMRIPLIAFVGWQLYGEPLDPYVFLGSACIIVGLLYNLNREAKSS; translated from the coding sequence TTGTCTCATCGTCATCTCATTGCCGTCATCGCCTGGATGACCGGCGCACTCCTCGCCTTCTCCGCAACGGCCGTCGCGGTTCGCGCGCTCGCGCCGGACTTCTCGGTTTTCGAGATGCTGGCGGTCCGCAACCTCGCGGGCGTCGCGATCCTGCTCGCCCTCGCAGGAATCAAACCGGAGCTGAGGCACGGCCTCAAACCGCGCCGCTTTCCACTTCATCTCGCGCGCAACGTCCTGCATTTCGCGGGGACCGACGGATGGACTTTCAGCCTCACGCTTCTGCCGCTGGCGACCGTCTTCGCGCTCGAGTTCACGTCGCCCGCTTGGGTCGCGCTGCTGGCGATCCCGCTGCTTCAGGAGCGAATGACCTTGGGGCGTTTCGTGGCCGTGATCCTGGGTTTCGCCGGTGTTCTCGTCATCCTACGCCCCGGTCTGGAAACCTTGCAGCCGGCCAGTTTTCTGATGCTGGGCGTCGCCTTCTCGTTCGCGCTCGTCGCCATCATGACGAAGCGCCTGACCCGAACCGAGAGCACCTTCTCGATCCTCTTCTTCATGAACCTTCTGCAACTGCCCATGAACCTCGCGGGAGTCGGCCGCGCCTTCTGGCTCGCGGTCACGCCTGCTCATATCCTGCCGCTCGTCGGCATCTGCCTGGGTGGTCTCCTGTCGCATTACTGCCTGACCAACGCCTATCGCCGCGGGGATGCGAGCATGGTCGTGCCTCTCGACTTCATGCGTATTCCCCTGATCGCCTTCGTCGGTTGGCAGCTCTATGGTGAGCCGCTCGATCCTTATGTGTTTCTCGGCAGCGCCTGCATCATCGTCGGCCTGCTCTACAATCTGAACCGCGAGGCGAAATCGTCATGA
- the arsC gene encoding arsenate reductase (glutaredoxin) (This arsenate reductase requires both glutathione and glutaredoxin to convert arsenate to arsenite, after which the efflux transporter formed by ArsA and ArsB can extrude the arsenite from the cell, providing resistance.), protein MDVIIYHNPQCSTSRNTLGLIRNAGIEPHIIEYLKTPPTRLLLRQLIARMGASVRDIVREKEAPFHDLGLGDPSVTDDELLDAMIAHPILINRPIVVTPMGVRLCRPSELALDILPPQLGEFRKEDGELVVDASGRRAGTA, encoded by the coding sequence ATGGACGTGATCATCTATCACAATCCTCAATGCAGCACCTCCCGCAACACGTTGGGCCTGATCCGCAATGCCGGCATCGAGCCCCACATCATCGAGTACCTGAAGACGCCCCCGACGCGTCTCCTCCTGCGGCAGCTCATTGCCCGAATGGGCGCGAGCGTGCGCGACATCGTCCGCGAAAAGGAAGCGCCCTTTCACGACCTCGGTCTCGGCGATCCCTCCGTCACCGACGACGAATTGCTCGATGCGATGATCGCGCATCCCATTCTGATCAATCGCCCCATCGTCGTGACGCCGATGGGCGTGCGCCTCTGCCGTCCTTCCGAGCTTGCTCTCGATATTCTGCCGCCGCAGCTCGGCGAGTTCCGCAAGGAAGACGGGGAACTCGTGGTCGACGCGTCCGGACGGCGCGCCGGGACAGCCTGA
- a CDS encoding lytic transglycosylase domain-containing protein encodes MRALARVSVIATLLLAAGQAFAATCRDPAGFEKWLGDIQQEAVARGISPQAVRQGLSGVTFDQSIINRDRGQGVFKQSFAQFAGRMVSPARLKGGAAMLKRHAGTLSRIEQRYGVPAPVLIAIWGLETDFGAVKGKLPVIRSVATLAYDCRRSEFFQAHLFDALRIVDRGDLTPDEMRGAWAGEMGQTQFMPSNYVKYAVDFDGDGRADLLHSPADVLASTANYLKAHGWARGGDWSPGTPNFEAIRAWNKSQVYSQTIAYYATKLAGGDTSAFQGQ; translated from the coding sequence ATGAGGGCTTTGGCGCGCGTCTCTGTCATTGCAACCCTTCTTCTTGCAGCAGGGCAGGCTTTCGCGGCCACCTGCCGCGATCCCGCAGGTTTCGAGAAGTGGCTCGGCGACATCCAGCAGGAAGCGGTCGCGCGAGGCATCTCGCCCCAAGCGGTCAGGCAAGGCCTATCGGGTGTGACATTCGATCAAAGCATCATCAACCGGGATCGTGGTCAGGGTGTGTTCAAGCAGAGTTTTGCACAGTTTGCCGGGCGCATGGTGTCTCCTGCCCGCCTGAAAGGCGGCGCCGCCATGTTGAAGAGACATGCGGGCACGCTCTCGCGGATCGAACAGCGTTATGGCGTGCCGGCGCCCGTCCTCATCGCGATCTGGGGATTGGAAACCGATTTCGGCGCGGTGAAGGGCAAGCTCCCCGTCATCCGTTCCGTCGCGACTCTGGCCTACGATTGCCGCCGCTCGGAATTCTTCCAGGCGCATCTCTTCGATGCCTTGCGCATCGTCGACCGGGGCGATCTGACGCCCGACGAGATGCGGGGCGCCTGGGCGGGCGAGATGGGACAGACGCAGTTCATGCCCTCGAACTACGTGAAGTACGCCGTCGATTTCGACGGCGACGGACGCGCCGACCTGCTCCACAGCCCTGCCGATGTGCTGGCCTCGACAGCGAACTACCTGAAGGCGCACGGCTGGGCGAGAGGCGGCGACTGGTCGCCGGGCACACCGAATTTCGAAGCCATTCGCGCCTGGAACAAGTCGCAAGTCTACTCGCAGACTATTGCCTATTACGCCACCAAGCTCGCGGGCGGAGACACGTCCGCCTTCCAGGGGCAGTGA
- a CDS encoding SDR family oxidoreductase has translation MELQGKVALVTGAGSGIGKATALRFAREGAMVGVLSHTESEIRETAEEIVRAGGKAIPLVADVADEAQMRVAVTGLIETFGRLDIVFANAGINGMWAPIDELQPEEWDRTINTNLRGTYLTLHYAVPHLKRAGGSIVITASINGSRTFTSAGATAYSATKAAQVAMAQMLAVELAKHRIRVNVVCPGRIDTEIQDNTQRRNTEEAKVPAEYPEGPIPLTGSEAGTSEEVAELVLFLASDRARHITGTPVWIDGGQSLVV, from the coding sequence ATGGAGCTTCAGGGCAAGGTTGCGCTCGTGACAGGCGCAGGATCCGGCATCGGCAAGGCGACGGCCCTGCGTTTTGCGCGAGAGGGCGCGATGGTGGGGGTGCTGAGCCATACGGAGAGCGAGATCCGCGAGACGGCGGAGGAGATCGTCCGCGCCGGCGGAAAAGCCATTCCGCTCGTGGCGGATGTGGCGGACGAAGCCCAGATGAGGGTCGCCGTGACGGGCCTGATCGAGACCTTCGGCCGGCTCGACATCGTCTTCGCCAATGCGGGCATCAACGGCATGTGGGCGCCCATCGACGAATTGCAGCCGGAGGAATGGGACCGCACCATCAACACGAATCTGCGCGGAACCTACCTGACGCTCCATTATGCCGTTCCGCATCTGAAGCGGGCCGGCGGTTCGATCGTCATCACGGCGTCCATCAACGGCTCGCGCACCTTCACGAGCGCAGGGGCCACCGCCTATTCGGCCACCAAGGCCGCGCAAGTGGCGATGGCCCAGATGCTGGCGGTCGAACTGGCCAAGCACAGGATCCGGGTCAACGTGGTCTGCCCGGGCAGGATCGATACCGAGATCCAGGACAACACCCAGCGGCGGAATACCGAGGAGGCCAAGGTGCCGGCCGAATATCCCGAAGGCCCGATTCCGCTCACGGGAAGCGAGGCGGGGACAAGCGAGGAAGTGGCCGAGCTCGTGCTCTTTCTCGCCTCCGACCGCGCCCGGCACATCACGGGAACGCCGGTCTGGATCGACGGCGGGCAGTCGCTGGTGGTATGA